TGAACGAAACCTTTACATTGCTTATTCCAGCTTTGATTATGGGTAACCCAGTGATTTTCAAGCCTGCTAAACATGGTGTATTATTAATTTCGCCATTATTGGAAGCTTTTAGAAGCAGTTTTCCAAAAGGAGTAATTAGCATTGTTTATGGTAGAGGTCGCGAGATTGCTTCACCAATAATGAAATCAGGTAAAGTAGATATTTTGGCTTTGATTGGAAACAGTAAATCAGCTATTGCTTTACAAGATCAGCACCCAAACAAAAACAGATTGCGTTTGGTATTAGGATTAGAAGCTAAAAATCCAGCAATTATATTACCAGATGCTGATTTGGATTTGGCTATTCAAGAATGTATAGCAGGAACTTTGTCTTTTAATGGGCAACGTTGTACTGCTTTGAAACTTTTATATGTGCATGAATCAATTGCCGAAGAGTTTAATAAACGTTTTGCAGCCAAAGTTGATTCTTTAGTATTCGGTAATCCATGGGAAAAAGGAGTTTCATTAACACCACTTCCAGAGGCAGAAAAGCCAGGGTATATTCAGGAATTAATTGACGATGCTACCAGTAAAGGAGCAAAAGTGATTAATGCTAAAGGAGGAGAGCATAGCGATAATTTTATATTTCCTGCGGTTTTATATCCAGTAAAAAAAGACATGCGTGTGTATCAGGAAGAACAATTTGGTCCAGTAGTACCAGTGTTGACTTTCAAAGATATTCAAGAGCCATTGAATGATATGGCTGAGTCAAATTATGGACAACAAGTAAGTTTGTTTGGTAAAAACATCAAAACTCTCGCTCCACTTATCGATACTTTGGTAAACTTGGTTTGTAGAGTAAACTTGAACAGTTCTTGCCAGAGAGGACCAGATGTTTTCCCTTTCACAGGAAGAAAAGATTCTGCTTTTGGAACATTGAGTATTCATGATGCTTTGCGTTCATTCTCAATCAGAACTTTTGTTGCTTCAAAAGACAATGCCTATAACAATGAAATAGTACAAGAATTGTTAAACAGTAAAGAATCAAATTTCATCAATACCGATTATATTCTATAATCATTTTTTGAACTTTTTTAAAAGAGGCGATCTAGTTTTAGATAGCCTCTTTTTTGTATTAATACAGTATTGAATTTATTTTATCTTTTATGATTTTGTGACAAATAAAGGTATTATACCTACCTATGCTATTTTTGTTTAATCCTAGCGATGATGAATCGATGAAGCTGTAGAGTGGTTTAATGGGTTGTTTTTTAGTAATGTACTGGTGTTGTGCTGCTAAATTCCTTATCTTTGTTAGAGTAGTTTTTTAGTTTATTTCTAAAAATAATAATAACTACTGATTAGAATGATTAAAGGAATTTAATCTGTGACAAGTTTTACTTCAAAATATTTATTAGTATCAAAAAGAAAGCAAAAATAGTCGCCAAAAATTTCCACGGGTATTTACATCGCGAGCCTTATTATGTGCATCCCAAATTAAAATTCATTCCTAATATAATTGTTAATAGCATCTCTCTTTTTATTGCTATTGCATTAATAAGTGCCATTTTGTATTTATTATGTAGCTATTTGATAAAGGCTTTTTATAATTTATAATTATTTAAAATTCAGTATTTTAAATAATATTTGAAAGGTTGTATTTGGCTTTTTCCATGAAAAAAGTATATTTATTTTGTTACAAAAAACTTTATTTTTAGACTTACTTGTTATTATTAACCAGTAATTATCAAAAAATAAAATCAGCATGATAAAAAACTTCCTTACACAGGTATCAGTTGCTCTTTTTTTTCTTGCTCAAAGTAGTTTTGCACAAGAGCTTTATATGCCAAGAAATATAAAAGAGGCTTATACCAAAGAAACCCGTTCAATGGATGGCAAACCAGGTAAAAAGTATTGGCAAAACCACGGTGCATATACAATGGATATTACCGTAAATCCTACCAACAAAACAGTTAGTGGAATCGAAACTATTGTTTATGAAAACAATAGTAATGATACTTTGAAAAATATGGTAATCCGTTTTGTTAATAATTTGCATAAACCCTCTTCACCAAGGAGTGGGACGGTTAGTACAGATTTTTTATCTGATGGATTAACAATTACTTCTCTCAAAATAAACGGAATTGTTTATAATGAAGATGCCAGAAAATGGGGTACAGTTGGGAATGTGAAAATGAAAAGCCCAATACTTCCTAAATCTAAGGCTACTTTAGAAATTGAGTGGAATTATCCATTATCTAAAGAGAGCGGAAGAGAAGGACAAATAGATGAATCGACTTTTTATGTAGCATATAGCTATCCTAGAGTATCTGTATTCGATGATTATAATAAATGGGACAGATTGCCTCACACGGATCGTCAAGAGTTTTATAATGACTTTAATGACTATGTTTATTCGGTTAAGGCTCCTAAGAATTATGTAGTGTACGGAACAGGTGATTTGTTAAATCCTGATGCCGTTTTAAATCCTGAGTTTTCGGCTCGTTTAAAGAAATCGTATACTTCAGATGATATTACGCATATTGCTAATGAGCAGGAAATGAAAGAAGGACGAGTTACCCTTCAAAATGATTGGAATACTTGGAAATTTCAAGCAAATAATATTACCGATGTGTGTTTTGGTTTAAGTAATCATTATTTGTGGGATGCAGGTAGTGTGATCGTAGATTCGAAAACCAAACGTCGCACCAGTACACAAGCTGCTTATGATGTAAAAGGAACAGATTTTATCAACTCTGTTAAAAACAATAATTATGCATTGGCATGGTTTTCTAACAATTGGCCAGGAGTTCCATACCCATTTTCAAAAATGACCGCTTTTCAGGGATTTGCAGATATGGAGTATCCTATGATGGTTAATGATTCTCAAATGGGAGATCCGGTTTTTGCTCAATTGGTACAAGATCATGAAATTGCTCATACTTATTTTCCTTTTTATATGGGGATAAATGAAACTAGATATGCTTTTATGGACGAAGGTTGGGCTACTACTTTTGAATATCTTATTGGTATAGCCGAACACGGAAAAGAAGCTGCTGATAAATTTTATAAAGAATTCAGGGTTGAGCATTACATTAATGACGCTTCAACCGAAGAAGATCAACCGATAATTTCAATGTCGACGCAGGTTTCAGATGCGGGTTATGGTAATAACTCTTATGGAAAAGCTTCCCTATCTTATATTGCTTTGAAGGATTTACTTGGAGATGATCAATTCAAAAAATCACTTCATTTTTATATGGATACCTGGAACGGAAAACATCCTATCCCGTGGGACTTTTTTAATTGTATGAATAGCAGTTCAGGCAAAAATTTAAATTGGTTTTTCAATAATTGGTTTTTCACGAATAATTATATTGATTTGGCTATTGATAAAGTAGAACAATCCAAAGGCACTATTTCGATTAAAAATGTAGGAGGTTTTGCGATTCCTTTTGATGTTGTTGTCGTTTACAAAGATGATTCAAAAGCGGTTCTACACCAAAAACCATCCATTTGGGAAACGAATCAAAAAAGTACTGTGATTTCTTTTAAAGTTGATAAAATAATAAAATCGATTTCTGTTGATAATGGTATATTTATGGATGCTACTCTGTTAAATAATATATGGAATAATCAATAAAATTGCTTTTTATTTGATATTTACTAATTTTTGTATTTTATTTTGGTTTTTATTCAAAGTTTGTTCGTTTTCATGATAAATATCAGTTTTAGTGCTATAACGTTTTCTTAAATTTGATGTATAATTTAATAGCACAGATCATGAAAGCAAATTTTAAATTTTTAGCACTATTAACTTTACTAATTACAACAGGAACAAAGAGTATAGCTCAGGAAATAAGCTGGTATGCTCCTGAATATTCTAATTCATTACAAAATCCATTTGTAGGAAATCAAAAGGCAACAGATGGAGGGGGAGAAATATTCAATCAGATGTGTGTGCTGTGTCACGGTGTAAAAGGACAAGGAAACGGGGAAGCGGGGCGTACACTGCAGCCACATCCTGCTAATTTTACTGCTCTGAATGTAAAGAATCAAACAGATGGTGCTATTTTTTGGAAAATAACCAATGGCAATGCACCTATGGCTACTTACTTTGAAATTTTAACAGATGATCAACGATGGAAGTTGGTCAACTATATACGAGAATTAGAAAAAAAATAATTTTGAATTAGTAACCGAATAATTTTTTTTTAAAGAAAACCGTTACGACTTATTAATTTAAGTAGCAGCGGTTTTTTTTTATTTGCATGTACTAGTAGATGAAAAATAATTTTAGATAGCCACACTAAAGAGTTTTTACGGAATTGAAGTATGTGATTTATGAAAAAATACAACAAATTTAGCTGTAATCAATAAAATAATAACATTAGTTTCTTTCGATAATGATGTATTTATAGATGTTAGTTCGTTAAAAGTTTTGATTTATAATTTATTTAAATGTGTTTTAATTGAATATTTGACAAATATGATGTAGTATATTGTTTTTTGTTTGATGATAATGTAATTTTGCACGAAATATCAGATTTTATTTTTTGTGTTAGCAAAAGCCATAATTCCGGTATCCCTTTGAAATTTAAATAGATAATAAATCATATATAAGAATTAGAAAAAATAGTTTTGAATTAGTACCTGAAAATATTTTTTTAAGAAAAAACCGCTACTACTTATCATGTAAGGAGTAACGGTTTTTTTGTGAATAAAATCTATTTATAGCTTTTAATAAAATTAGAATTTCATATTTTTAATGTGATTCCAATTTAATTAAATGGTTTGGTTGTTAAATTTAGTTTTTTTACCAAATCTGAACTCTTAAAGTCTTTGGTTGCCACATTTTGCTTCCTTCTTTGATGTTAAATGCTTTGTAGAATTCTGGTGTATTTGCTAATGGTCCATTAACTCTAAATTGTGGAGGTGAATGTACGTCTGTCATTATTTGTTGTGATAAAGATTCCTTAGTTGCATTTACCATCCAAGCATATCCATAAGCCAAAAAATAACGTTTTTCAGGTGTCAGACCACTAACAATCTCTTTGGTTTTGTATTGTTTCGTTTTTTTAAATGCTTCAAAACCCATAATAACACCACCTAAATCGGCAATATTTTCTCCTTGATTTGAATCTCCGTTAACATGTTTGCCGCCTTCAATTTCAAATTTATTAAATTGCTCTACAATTAATTTGGTTTTGGCTTTGAACTTGGTATAATCTTCCTTTGTCCACCAATTGTTTAAGTTTCCTTTATCATCATATTGGCTTCCTATGTCGTCAAATCCATGAGTAATTTCATGTCCGAATGTTGAACCACCAATGATTCCATAAAGAATAGCATCATCCGGCATTCTTCCTTCAAAACCTGGGACTATAATATTGCAAGCAGGTACACAAATTTCGTTATTGACAGGGTTGTAATAAGCATTATACGTTTGAGGATATAAAAGCCATTCTGTTCTATCAACAGGTTTCCCAAACTTATTAATCATATAAGTATAATTCCATCGATTAACAGATTTTATATTGTTGATATATGCTGTTTTATCGATAATAATCGAACTTAAATCCTTCCACTTGTCAGGATATCCAACCTTCATTACTATTTTATTTAATTTATTTAGAGCTTTTCCCTTTGTGGTTTCACTCATCCAATCTAACTTTTTGATACGTTCTGCATACACATCGCGGACATTATTTCCTATTTCAAGAAGTTTTTCTTTGGTACCTTTTGGCAAATATTCATCGATATATACTTGTCCAATTAATTCACCTAATCCTTCGTCTGTTTGTCTTACGATTCTTTTCCAGCGTGGTTTTTGTTTTTTAATTCCATTCATCACAGTGCTAAAGAAATAGAAATTTTGACGCTCAATATCTTTATTCAAATAAGCTGCATACGAATTGAATAAATCCCATTTTAGATACGTTTTCCATTCGTCAATTGTGTAACTTTTTAGTGCAGCATTTAATCCTTTATAAAATTCCGGTTGACCAACAATTACAGTATCGGCATTTTTAATATTTAAATTGGTAAACATTATTTTCCAATCAATGTCTGGAGTAAGTTTATTCAGTTGGGTAACTGACATTTTATTATAGTTCTTATTTGGATCCCGAAGATCTTCCAGTTTTCTGGAATTCTTTGCTAATTCAGTTTCCAATTTCATTACGATTGTAGCATTTTCAGAAGAAATATTTTTATTTTCTCCACATAATTCAAATATTTTAGCAATATGTTTTACATATTCCTTTCTAATATTTTTGGTTTCAGCATCAGTATCAAAATAATAACTACGCTGTCCTAGTCCTAATCCACCTTGATTAATAAACAAAGCATTTTTTGAACTTATTTTGTCATCTTGACTTACACCAAAACTAAAGGCAGGTGTTGTACCAGTAGTTTGAAAATAAGCAATTGTTTGCAATAAACTTGATACGTCTTTTATATTGTCAATCTTAGAAATTTCATTTTTAAGAGGTGTAATTCCAAGTTTATCAATAGTGATTGAATCCATTCCTGAAGCATAGAAATCACCAATTTTTTGTTTATTACTCCCTTTGTCAGCATTAGATTCGGCAGATTTTAGGCAGATAGTTTTAATTTGATTATTAATCGTATCCTGAATTATTCTGACAATTCCATTACTTTTTTCAGAAGAAGGTATAGGATTCTTTTTGAACCAACCTCCATTAGCGTAATTAAAAAAATCATCTGATGGATTGACAGTTGTATCCCTATTGGTAAGTAATGGGTCAACAAATGCAGTGTCTTTTTTATTACAACTAGCTATGCTTAATGTAATTATTGAAAAAAGGGTAATTTTGGTAATTATTTTCATGTACAATAGATTTAGTAAAGAATTAGTATTAAATTAAAGAAAAAATGTTACAATAGATACTGATTTTGTTTGTAATATTTTTACATATAAGTTTTAAATTATTGAATGGAAGTACATACTAGTTTGGAATTCTTGACATTGTATTTAAAATAGTAATATAAAAAAGCAACCCTGAAAATCAATTATTTTCAAGGTTGCTTTTTTAGTAAAAAATTAAAAATTCTTATTTAGCTTTAAATCTTAGCAATTTTTTTATCCTTTAAGCGAAGCCATATCAATTACAAAACGGTAGCGAACATCACTTTTCAGCATTCTTTCATACGCTTCATTAATGTCCTGCATTTTGATTAATTCAATTTCCGAAACAATATTGTGTTCACCACAAAAGTCAAGCATTTCCTGAGTTTCGGCAATACCACCAATCAAAGATCCTGCTACTGATTTTCTTCCCATAATCATCGGAACAGTGTTCAAAAATGGATCTAACGGTCCTAAATACCCAACTAAAACCAAAGTTCCATTCGTATTCAAAGTCCCAACATATGGATTCACATCATGGATGTAAGGAACCGTATCTATAATCAAATCAAATTTTCCATTTACAGAATTCATTTGATTATCATCTGTCGAGATAATTACAGCATCTGCACCCAAATCGAAAGCATCTTTTTCTTTACCAGGGCTTCTTGAAAAAAGTGTTACTTCGGCACCTAATCCTTTAGCCAGCTTGATACCCATGTGACCCAATCCGCCTAGACCAACAACAGCTACTTTACTTCCTTTCCCTACTTTCCAATGGCGAAGAGGAGACCAAGTCGTGATTCCTGCACATAATAAAGGTGCTGTAGCAGCCAAATCAAGATTGCCAGGCACTTTTAAAACGAAGTGCTCATCAACCACAATTTTTTCTGAATAACCGCCAAGAGTCATCCCGCCCAAATGTTTGTCAGGAGCATTGTAAGTTCCGACCCAACCATTCGAACAATATTGCTCTAAATCTTGCTTGCAATTATCGCAAGTGTGGCAAGAATCTACTAAACATCCAACGGCAGCAAAATCACCTACTTTTAGTTTGGTAACTTCACTTCCTATGCTGGTCACTTTTCCAACAATTTCATGACCTGGTACGGCTGGATAAGTGGTGAAACCCCAATCATTTCTTGCGGTGTGCAAATCGGAGTGGCAAACACCACAATACAAAATGTCAATTTCAATATCTTTTACAGTCAGACTTCTGCGTTGTATTCCCATTTGTTCCAAAGGAGCATCAGCGGATTCCGTACCGTATGCTTTTACATTCGTTGTTCCCATATTTAAAATTTTAAATTAGTTTTTTAAAGTGTATTTTTAAAGATAGTATTGTTCTTAATTGGTGGGCAGGTTTTGTGAATTTTATCAGAATCATTGTAATTAAAACGGAGCACATTTTGAGGATGTATGTTCCATATAATGAGTTGTATAACACTTAACGTAAATATACCACATAAAAATCAATTCTTTTATCTGTATTGAGTTAACTTATTGTTTTTTAATGTTTTGAACTGATTTTATAAAGATCTTTTAATTTAAAAACCGATATTCATTTGGTGTATATCCAGTCGATTTTTTGAACATTCGGTTAAAGTGTTGCGGATATTTAAAACCCAATTCAAAAGCAATTTGACTAACGGTTTTTTCAACATCAAAAATTCGTTCTTTAGCAAGGTCAACTATTTTTAATTGAATGTGTTCCTGAGCCGTTTTTCCAGTTTCTTTTTTGATTAAATCACCAAAATAATTAGCAGAAAGATGCAAACAATCGGCAAAATAACTAACTGAAGGAAGTCCCAAATTATTAGGGTTTTCAGACTTAAAATAGTCGCTAAGCAAATGCTCAAATCGTGATACAACACCAGTATTCAAATTTTCCCTCGTTATAAACTGCCTGTCATAAAAACGCACACAGTAATTCAGTAGTAATTCAATACTGTTGATAATGATGCCTTTACTATGCTTGTCTATGGTTTGTTCCAGTTCGAATTTAATTTTATCAAACAACTCTTTTATAATCTGACGTTCTTTTTCAGACAAATGCAAAGCTTCGGTTATTTCATAAGAAAAGAAAGAATACGTATCCATTCGTTTATTCAATTCGCTCCCTTTTAGTAAATCAGGATGGAAAAGCAGTCCTAAACCAGTCGGTTTGTAATTAGCATCATTGTTTATTTCCATGACTTGCCCAGGTCCAATAAAAACAAGCGTTCCTTCTTCATAATCATACGTATTTCGACCGTATTTTATCTCTCCGCAATCTCCTTCTTTTAAGTAAATACTATAAAAAGCCAAGTTCATTCGAACATTATTCGGAAGTTGTTTGCTAGTAGTATTATCAAAAACACTAACCAAAGGATGAATCGTTTCGATCCCCTTTAAAGCATTGTATTCTGATATTTTGTCAATTTTTAGAATAGTGTTCATCGCCTTTTCTTTACATTTATACTACAAATATACAGTGCATATAATTAGATTGTTAGTCCAAAGACTCAAATCAGTAATAATGGTACTAACATCCGTAATCCATATACAAAGTGGGCTCTTTTATTGGGGGAAATTTGCATCATTATAATTTTGTAATACTAAAAATCTATAAAATGGAAACACGTAAACTAGGAAACAGTGGGCTGGAAGTATCTGCTTTGGGAATGGGATGTATGGGATTGAGTTTTGGTTATGGACCCGCTACAGATAAATTACAAGGAATAAAATTAATCAGAGAAGCCCACGAACAAGGCGTTACTTTTTTTGATACAGCCGAAGCGTATGGCATAGCAAACGAAGAATTAGTTGGCGAAGCCTTAGCTCCCTTTAGAAAAGAAGTTGTCATTGCTACCAAATTCGGATTTAAAGAAGGAAACTCGACTTTGGGTATGGACAGTCGCCCAGAACGCATAAGAGCGGTTGCTGAAGAATCGTTAAGACGATTAAAAACAGATGTTATTGATTTGTTTTATCAACATCGGGTAGATCCAAATGTGCCAATAGAAGATGTTGCAGGTACTGTAAAAGAATTGATTCAAGAGGGAAAAGTAAAACACTTCGGACTTTCGGAAGCGGGAGTAGAGTCTATTCGTAGAGCGCACGCTATACAACCCGTAACGGCTTTGCAAAGTGAATATTCTATTTGGTGGAGAGAACCAGAATTAAAAACACTGCCAACTCTGGAAGAATTAGGAATTGGTTTTGTGCCTTTTAGTCCGTTAGGAAGAGGGTTTTTGACAGGTGCTATCACTGAGAATACACAATTTGATTCAACCGATTTCAGAAACTCATTGCCTCGTTTTAATGACGAAAACAGAAAAGCCAATCAAAAATTAGTGGATTTACTAGCGGTAATCGCTTCACAAAAAAAGGCAACTCCGGCACAAATTGCATTAGGTTGGCTGTTGGCACAAAAACCGTGGATTGTTCCTATTCCCGGAACCACAAAATCACACCGATTGACCGAAAATATTGGAGGTGCTTCTGTTGAATTATCCATAAGTGATATTCAGGAAATCGATGAAGCTTTTGCAAAAACCAATGTGAAAGGAGACCGATATCCAGCACATATACAAAGCAGTATCGAAAAATAAAAGAGGGATCAATTATTAAAAAATAAAAATTAACCACATAGAGACATAGAAAAAAAAGAATTGGATAGCCAAATTCTTCGGATCACATAGCTATGTTTGTCTTCAATAAAGTGAAATGCCTTTAGAAATTGATTAAATCTATGTTTCTATGTGGTTAAAAAACAAACGAACTATTAATAGATTAAAAAATATAAAATGGATTTAGAAAACATCATTTTTCCTAAGGGAGAAAAATTATCAAACGATTGGTTTACAGGAAATGCATTTTTGACACCGCTTCTAGGGAGCGATGCGAATAATGAGTACTCGATAGGAAGTGTTTATTTTGAAAAAGGAGCAAGAACCAATTGGCACACGCACCCCAAAGGACAAGTGCTGATTGTAACTTCTGGAAAAGGTTTTTATCAGGAAAAAGGGAAGCCTGCACGAGTAATAACCAAAGGCGATGTTGTAAATATTCCAGAAGATTTAGAACATTGGCACGGCGCTTCGGCAGAGACCGAAATGATACACATTGCCATTACCAATTGCAAAAACAATGTTTTTGTAGATTGGTTAAAACCTGTCAATACAGAAGAATACGCTGAAGCAAACAGCTAAAATCAAAAGTATTCAATTGCGAAAGCGATCGAAATAATTACCTGCCAAAAATCTCTAAATACAATAAAGTGTTTGGATATTTTTTTTTAGGAGCAGAAAATCCGTTTTCAAAAAAGCCTTTAGTCCCGCTGTACACTATATCTTTTTATCCCGAAAAAAAATCGGGATAAAAAGGATGCCGTTTCCATCGGGGCTAGACTAGAAGTTCAGTTTTTTAGAAGAAATTGGAATAATCATACTTTCTGTCTTCTATTCAAAAAACTAATTCTTTTAAATTATAGAATAGCTTTATTGGAGCTTAGCACCTCCTTATTCTTCTTCAACAACATTTTAATAGGACAAAAAAATTGAATCTTAAAATAAATTCAAAAATCCGATATTTTTTATAAAAATTAAATACTGATAATCAGTTGTTTACTATTTATGTTAAAATATTAACGTTTTTTCAAAGCAACCTTATTTGTTATTTGCCCTCTTCATATTATATAAACAATATAAATATTAGTATGAAAAATTTTAGATTAAAATCAGTTTTAGTAGCCTTATTTGTGTTAACTTCTTTGGTTTCATGTAATAATGATGATGATGAGTCACCAGTTACAGAAACTGCAAAAATTGCTTTCGTAACAGAAGTAAAAGGTCCTGCAACGGGAAAAGTAAATGTAGAATTAAGCTATGATGTAACTTTTGTACCTGAGACTGCCTGTGGAGTGTTTAGTAAGTTTTCAGACGTAACTATTGGTTCTGTTAAAGGTTTACAGGTTGAAGTAAAATATCCATCTGATGTTTGTACACAACAAGTTCCTGCTCCTAAAACTGTAGTTTACAAATTCAAACCTACAACTAAAGGAACTTATGAAATTAAATTCAAAAAATCTGCAACAGTATTCATAACACAAACTGTTGTGATCTCAGAATAGATTTTTTAAACGGCTTAAAAGAGGCATTTAAGTTGTGAATTTATTTAATAAAACACCAATCTAAGATTGGTGTTTTTTGTTTTTAGGAATAGTTAATTACTAGTTTTATTGGTGTTTTCTACCAATACTATTGGTACTTCGTACCTGTCTTGTTGGTGCTTCGTACCTCTACTATTGGTACTTCGTACCTGTTTTGTTGGTGCTTCGTACCTGTCTTTTTGGTGCTTAGTACCAATACTATTGGTGATTATCACCTGTTTTATTGGTACTTCATACCTTTACTATTGGTACTTAGTACCAATACTATTGGTGTTTAGTACCTGCCTTGATGGTGTTTAACACCTGTTTTTGATGAATTATCTTGATACAAGTTAAATAAGGTTTAGGCATTTTATCACGTTTCGATATCATGGATCGTTAAATCAAAGCTGTTTTTCTGAATTACAACTAACCATCTAGTTTGTCAATTCTGACGAAGGAGGACACG
The Flavobacterium sp. 5 DNA segment above includes these coding regions:
- a CDS encoding NADP-dependent glyceraldehyde-3-phosphate dehydrogenase encodes the protein MNTIPQEFQITSLLNQDTYLVNGELKKWTGKTTPVYSTISSTEKYEPTLLGSIPFMGEAEALEVAESAKAAFNNGQGLWPTMKVVDRIKCMEKFVVKMKETRTEVVKLLMWEIGKTLGDSEKEFDRTVEYIEDTIESYKELHGRSAHFSKVQGINAMVRRGPIGVVLCLGPYNYPLNETFTLLIPALIMGNPVIFKPAKHGVLLISPLLEAFRSSFPKGVISIVYGRGREIASPIMKSGKVDILALIGNSKSAIALQDQHPNKNRLRLVLGLEAKNPAIILPDADLDLAIQECIAGTLSFNGQRCTALKLLYVHESIAEEFNKRFAAKVDSLVFGNPWEKGVSLTPLPEAEKPGYIQELIDDATSKGAKVINAKGGEHSDNFIFPAVLYPVKKDMRVYQEEQFGPVVPVLTFKDIQEPLNDMAESNYGQQVSLFGKNIKTLAPLIDTLVNLVCRVNLNSSCQRGPDVFPFTGRKDSAFGTLSIHDALRSFSIRTFVASKDNAYNNEIVQELLNSKESNFINTDYIL
- a CDS encoding M1 family metallopeptidase, whose translation is MIKNFLTQVSVALFFLAQSSFAQELYMPRNIKEAYTKETRSMDGKPGKKYWQNHGAYTMDITVNPTNKTVSGIETIVYENNSNDTLKNMVIRFVNNLHKPSSPRSGTVSTDFLSDGLTITSLKINGIVYNEDARKWGTVGNVKMKSPILPKSKATLEIEWNYPLSKESGREGQIDESTFYVAYSYPRVSVFDDYNKWDRLPHTDRQEFYNDFNDYVYSVKAPKNYVVYGTGDLLNPDAVLNPEFSARLKKSYTSDDITHIANEQEMKEGRVTLQNDWNTWKFQANNITDVCFGLSNHYLWDAGSVIVDSKTKRRTSTQAAYDVKGTDFINSVKNNNYALAWFSNNWPGVPYPFSKMTAFQGFADMEYPMMVNDSQMGDPVFAQLVQDHEIAHTYFPFYMGINETRYAFMDEGWATTFEYLIGIAEHGKEAADKFYKEFRVEHYINDASTEEDQPIISMSTQVSDAGYGNNSYGKASLSYIALKDLLGDDQFKKSLHFYMDTWNGKHPIPWDFFNCMNSSSGKNLNWFFNNWFFTNNYIDLAIDKVEQSKGTISIKNVGGFAIPFDVVVVYKDDSKAVLHQKPSIWETNQKSTVISFKVDKIIKSISVDNGIFMDATLLNNIWNNQ
- a CDS encoding cytochrome c → MKANFKFLALLTLLITTGTKSIAQEISWYAPEYSNSLQNPFVGNQKATDGGGEIFNQMCVLCHGVKGQGNGEAGRTLQPHPANFTALNVKNQTDGAIFWKITNGNAPMATYFEILTDDQRWKLVNYIRELEKK
- a CDS encoding M13 family metallopeptidase, whose protein sequence is MKIITKITLFSIITLSIASCNKKDTAFVDPLLTNRDTTVNPSDDFFNYANGGWFKKNPIPSSEKSNGIVRIIQDTINNQIKTICLKSAESNADKGSNKQKIGDFYASGMDSITIDKLGITPLKNEISKIDNIKDVSSLLQTIAYFQTTGTTPAFSFGVSQDDKISSKNALFINQGGLGLGQRSYYFDTDAETKNIRKEYVKHIAKIFELCGENKNISSENATIVMKLETELAKNSRKLEDLRDPNKNYNKMSVTQLNKLTPDIDWKIMFTNLNIKNADTVIVGQPEFYKGLNAALKSYTIDEWKTYLKWDLFNSYAAYLNKDIERQNFYFFSTVMNGIKKQKPRWKRIVRQTDEGLGELIGQVYIDEYLPKGTKEKLLEIGNNVRDVYAERIKKLDWMSETTKGKALNKLNKIVMKVGYPDKWKDLSSIIIDKTAYINNIKSVNRWNYTYMINKFGKPVDRTEWLLYPQTYNAYYNPVNNEICVPACNIIVPGFEGRMPDDAILYGIIGGSTFGHEITHGFDDIGSQYDDKGNLNNWWTKEDYTKFKAKTKLIVEQFNKFEIEGGKHVNGDSNQGENIADLGGVIMGFEAFKKTKQYKTKEIVSGLTPEKRYFLAYGYAWMVNATKESLSQQIMTDVHSPPQFRVNGPLANTPEFYKAFNIKEGSKMWQPKTLRVQIW
- a CDS encoding NAD(P)-dependent alcohol dehydrogenase, with protein sequence MGTTNVKAYGTESADAPLEQMGIQRRSLTVKDIEIDILYCGVCHSDLHTARNDWGFTTYPAVPGHEIVGKVTSIGSEVTKLKVGDFAAVGCLVDSCHTCDNCKQDLEQYCSNGWVGTYNAPDKHLGGMTLGGYSEKIVVDEHFVLKVPGNLDLAATAPLLCAGITTWSPLRHWKVGKGSKVAVVGLGGLGHMGIKLAKGLGAEVTLFSRSPGKEKDAFDLGADAVIISTDDNQMNSVNGKFDLIIDTVPYIHDVNPYVGTLNTNGTLVLVGYLGPLDPFLNTVPMIMGRKSVAGSLIGGIAETQEMLDFCGEHNIVSEIELIKMQDINEAYERMLKSDVRYRFVIDMASLKG
- a CDS encoding AraC family transcriptional regulator, with product MNTILKIDKISEYNALKGIETIHPLVSVFDNTTSKQLPNNVRMNLAFYSIYLKEGDCGEIKYGRNTYDYEEGTLVFIGPGQVMEINNDANYKPTGLGLLFHPDLLKGSELNKRMDTYSFFSYEITEALHLSEKERQIIKELFDKIKFELEQTIDKHSKGIIINSIELLLNYCVRFYDRQFITRENLNTGVVSRFEHLLSDYFKSENPNNLGLPSVSYFADCLHLSANYFGDLIKKETGKTAQEHIQLKIVDLAKERIFDVEKTVSQIAFELGFKYPQHFNRMFKKSTGYTPNEYRFLN
- a CDS encoding aldo/keto reductase — encoded protein: METRKLGNSGLEVSALGMGCMGLSFGYGPATDKLQGIKLIREAHEQGVTFFDTAEAYGIANEELVGEALAPFRKEVVIATKFGFKEGNSTLGMDSRPERIRAVAEESLRRLKTDVIDLFYQHRVDPNVPIEDVAGTVKELIQEGKVKHFGLSEAGVESIRRAHAIQPVTALQSEYSIWWREPELKTLPTLEELGIGFVPFSPLGRGFLTGAITENTQFDSTDFRNSLPRFNDENRKANQKLVDLLAVIASQKKATPAQIALGWLLAQKPWIVPIPGTTKSHRLTENIGGASVELSISDIQEIDEAFAKTNVKGDRYPAHIQSSIEK
- a CDS encoding cupin domain-containing protein; translation: MDLENIIFPKGEKLSNDWFTGNAFLTPLLGSDANNEYSIGSVYFEKGARTNWHTHPKGQVLIVTSGKGFYQEKGKPARVITKGDVVNIPEDLEHWHGASAETEMIHIAITNCKNNVFVDWLKPVNTEEYAEANS